The following coding sequences are from one Methanococcoides orientis window:
- the fpoC gene encoding F420H2 dehydrogenase subunit FpoC, protein MDAKSIIDSLVNKFQDSLTDAKVDSDIRISAYLEPEKIKDVCQYLKDELAFDHLSSETAIDYPKKDEIVVVYHIASYDHPVLLTIKVKLPRDAPEIESIVPVYWNANWYEREIYELFGVKFNNHPDLRQLVLPEELLGDWPLRKDYEGFPNTTARNLV, encoded by the coding sequence ATGGATGCAAAAAGCATTATTGATTCATTGGTCAACAAGTTCCAGGATTCCCTTACGGACGCAAAGGTAGATTCTGACATAAGGATCTCTGCTTATCTGGAACCTGAAAAGATCAAAGACGTTTGCCAGTACCTGAAAGATGAACTTGCATTTGACCATCTTTCAAGCGAAACTGCAATAGACTATCCTAAAAAGGACGAGATCGTGGTTGTCTATCACATAGCTTCATACGACCATCCTGTATTGCTTACCATTAAGGTGAAGCTTCCAAGGGATGCTCCTGAGATCGAGTCCATTGTTCCTGTCTATTGGAATGCTAACTGGTACGAAAGAGAAATTTACGAACTGTTCGGTGTTAAGTTCAACAACCACCCGGACCTCAGACAGCTTGTTCTTCCAGAGGAGCTGTTAGGGGATTGGCCTTTGAGAAAAGATTATGAAGGCTTCCCGAACACGACTGCCAGAAATTTGGTGTGA
- the fpoB gene encoding F(420)H(2) dehydrogenase subunit B, with amino-acid sequence MDELNDNVPVEDQEEYVEEIPGVITTTSMAITDFLKKTKAQDAINWGRKNSLWFMTQPMGCCGVEMIATGCAHYDTDRFGIIPRNSPRHADVMIISGYVTRKYLPALQKLWEQMAAPKWVICMGDCSISGGPFYESYSTVQNIDKLFPIDVFIPGCPPRPEALLQGFLELQKKIMAKKDHGTDY; translated from the coding sequence ATGGATGAATTAAACGATAATGTACCAGTTGAGGATCAGGAAGAGTACGTGGAAGAGATTCCAGGTGTCATTACCACCACTTCCATGGCTATCACTGATTTCTTGAAAAAGACAAAAGCACAGGATGCAATAAACTGGGGTAGGAAGAATTCCCTATGGTTCATGACTCAGCCAATGGGTTGCTGTGGTGTGGAAATGATCGCTACAGGTTGTGCTCACTATGATACTGACAGGTTCGGTATCATTCCACGTAATTCCCCAAGGCATGCAGATGTCATGATCATCAGTGGATATGTGACAAGGAAGTACCTTCCTGCACTTCAGAAACTCTGGGAACAGATGGCTGCACCAAAGTGGGTAATATGCATGGGTGACTGCTCTATTAGTGGTGGTCCTTTCTATGAATCCTACAGCACAGTGCAGAACATTGACAAATTGTTCCCTATAGACGTTTTTATTCCAGGATGTCCACCAAGGCCGGAAGCCCTGCTTCAGGGATTCCTTGAGCTTCAGAAGAAGATCATGGCCAAAAAGGACCATGGAACGGATTATTGA
- the fpoA gene encoding F420H2 dehydrogenase subunit FpoA has product MSVIIDSSNIINSYIPVAVFLVVSLLMPPATMAMVKLLSPRSKSPNKYATYECGSDPLGDARIQFNVEYYLYAIAFVLFDIEVLFLYPWAMVYIGNGVDMVTAIVEMLIFIFVLLFGYAYLWKKGALKWMN; this is encoded by the coding sequence ATGTCAGTAATAATCGATAGTAGCAATATTATCAATAGTTACATTCCGGTTGCTGTGTTTCTTGTTGTTTCGCTTCTGATGCCACCTGCAACAATGGCTATGGTCAAGTTGTTGAGCCCCAGAAGCAAATCACCTAATAAATATGCGACCTATGAATGTGGTTCCGATCCGTTAGGAGATGCGCGAATACAGTTCAATGTTGAGTATTATCTTTATGCGATCGCATTCGTTCTGTTCGATATCGAAGTTCTTTTCCTTTACCCATGGGCTATGGTATACATAGGCAATGGTGTCGATATGGTAACAGCGATCGTCGAGATGTTGATCTTCATTTTCGTTTTGTTGTTTGGATATGCCTACTTATGGAAGAAGGGTGCTCTTAAATGGATGAATTAA
- a CDS encoding DUF22 domain-containing protein, protein MSTETIQVVARKDGELISKKFKAAPYEFTIATRAKWGMMISEEDVELRAGEYKKIAIQEVTLDADTLAIPCAFTYHAVASVLKVASKEGNCLVEKPRTIKYVYVFGQETGKVRAGDLLGVLNIFPIMFTREAMKPVLVK, encoded by the coding sequence ATGTCCACGGAAACGATACAAGTAGTAGCTCGTAAAGACGGTGAATTGATTTCAAAGAAGTTCAAGGCCGCACCCTATGAATTCACTATCGCCACCCGTGCGAAGTGGGGGATGATGATCTCCGAGGAGGATGTAGAACTCCGTGCCGGCGAATACAAGAAGATCGCTATTCAGGAGGTCACATTGGATGCGGATACTCTCGCAATTCCGTGTGCTTTTACTTACCACGCGGTAGCTTCTGTCCTGAAGGTAGCTTCCAAGGAAGGTAACTGCCTCGTTGAGAAGCCACGAACGATCAAATATGTCTATGTTTTCGGACAGGAAACCGGAAAGGTTCGTGCAGGGGACCTGCTTGGTGTGCTTAACATCTTCCCGATCATGTTCACAAGGGAAGCGATGAAGCCTGTACTGGTCAAATAA
- a CDS encoding 4Fe-4S binding protein, giving the protein MKVNENCVGCGQCTAFCKKDAIIVKSKAYITDKCVECGICAAYCPMKAIEVAE; this is encoded by the coding sequence ATGAAAGTCAATGAAAACTGTGTTGGATGTGGCCAGTGCACTGCATTTTGTAAGAAAGATGCGATCATTGTTAAAAGTAAGGCATATATCACAGACAAATGCGTAGAATGTGGGATATGTGCAGCATACTGCCCCATGAAAGCTATAGAGGTAGCTGAATGA
- a CDS encoding phytoene desaturase family protein, which produces MKVIVIGAGLGGLLSAAKLSGAGHEVEVFERLPMTGGRFTNIDIKGYQLSTGALHMLPHGPTGPLAQLLEEVGADVTIKREEGMAFMRIFEDIDNNIYEDVPFGKFGKVFSLWNRIKLAYFMMATRKNPPKDCSFAEWLSKHLDEPLAHQMADSFCGWALSLKAADVPVEEAFEIFENLYRHGGPGVPIGGCKAVTDALADVVRNNGGTIHTDKEVAEIIIEDGKASGILIDEKEYPADLVISNIGHHYTNDLCKEVQSDEEYKKYLDKIKIVKPSAGVKICLAANEPLIGHGGVLFTPSARRVNGINEVTNIDPGLAPKGKHLVMAHQTTQWDRIPYLEEEIDLGIKDLEEIFAGKDFEVLLTQSYYNGWPVNRSSSGSDIGNTTPIEGLYVVGDGAKGKGGIEVEGVALGVKNTMNLILGN; this is translated from the coding sequence ATGAAGGTCATAGTAATAGGCGCCGGACTTGGCGGTTTGCTAAGCGCGGCAAAATTATCAGGAGCAGGGCATGAGGTAGAGGTATTCGAGCGCTTACCCATGACAGGAGGCAGGTTCACTAATATTGATATCAAAGGATACCAGTTGAGCACAGGCGCACTCCACATGTTACCACATGGCCCAACCGGACCATTGGCACAACTCCTCGAGGAAGTGGGGGCAGATGTTACCATCAAGCGCGAGGAAGGAATGGCCTTCATGCGCATCTTCGAAGACATTGACAACAACATTTATGAAGACGTGCCCTTTGGAAAGTTCGGAAAGGTGTTCTCACTCTGGAACAGGATAAAACTTGCATATTTCATGATGGCCACCAGGAAAAATCCTCCAAAGGACTGCTCCTTTGCAGAATGGCTTTCAAAGCACCTCGATGAACCTCTTGCACATCAAATGGCAGACTCATTCTGCGGCTGGGCACTTAGCCTGAAAGCAGCCGATGTTCCTGTGGAAGAAGCATTTGAGATATTCGAGAACCTGTACCGCCACGGAGGCCCCGGGGTACCCATCGGAGGTTGTAAAGCTGTTACTGATGCACTGGCAGATGTTGTCAGGAACAATGGTGGAACCATACATACTGATAAAGAGGTCGCAGAGATCATCATCGAAGATGGAAAAGCTTCAGGTATCCTTATAGATGAAAAAGAATATCCTGCAGACCTTGTCATAAGCAATATCGGACATCATTACACAAACGACCTTTGCAAAGAGGTACAATCCGATGAAGAATACAAAAAGTACCTGGACAAGATAAAAATTGTCAAACCATCTGCAGGAGTTAAGATCTGCCTTGCCGCAAACGAACCTTTGATCGGGCATGGAGGCGTTCTGTTCACACCCTCAGCCAGACGTGTGAACGGTATCAACGAGGTTACCAACATCGACCCCGGACTTGCACCAAAAGGAAAACACCTTGTCATGGCCCACCAGACGACCCAGTGGGACAGGATCCCCTACCTCGAAGAGGAGATCGATCTGGGTATCAAAGACCTTGAAGAGATCTTTGCAGGCAAAGACTTCGAAGTGCTCCTTACACAATCTTATTACAACGGCTGGCCAGTTAACAGGTCATCATCAGGTTCAGACATTGGCAATACAACACCCATAGAAGGGCTGTACGTAGTGGGTGATGGCGCAAAAGGCAAAGGTGGAATTGAAGTTGAAGGCGTAGCCCTTGGCGTTAAGAACACCATGAACCTCATTCTGGGCAATTAA
- the cofG gene encoding 7,8-didemethyl-8-hydroxy-5-deazariboflavin synthase subunit CofG produces the protein MPEFVTFSRNVFIPVTNICRNRCGYCTFRRDPDHPEARLMSVEEIIPILKNGKEAGCTEALFVFGEYAEEVPEYRKELKEMGYSSTIEYVTELCELAIEIGMLPHTNAGILDRHELEMLKPLNVSMGLMLETTAELKAHSESPGKAPSKRINMIRTAGELQIPFTTGILVGIGESIEDRKHSLETIASIHKEFGHIQEVIIQNFMPKPGTPMVDHIPPTKEEMIQTVSLAREILPDDVSVQVAPNLIEPHILIQNGATDLGGISPTTIDWINPEAEWPSVVDLQQMTGKIPLKERLPIYPHHIKKGWYSSNLSDLIQTLTDKNGFKRKQ, from the coding sequence ATGCCCGAATTTGTGACATTCTCACGCAATGTATTCATTCCTGTTACGAATATTTGCAGGAACCGTTGCGGATACTGCACCTTCAGGCGCGACCCGGACCATCCGGAAGCCCGCCTCATGAGTGTAGAGGAGATAATACCGATCCTGAAAAACGGAAAAGAAGCAGGATGTACTGAAGCACTTTTTGTTTTTGGAGAATATGCAGAAGAGGTTCCCGAATACAGAAAAGAACTCAAAGAGATGGGGTATTCCAGCACCATCGAGTATGTCACTGAGCTTTGTGAACTTGCCATAGAGATAGGAATGTTGCCGCATACCAATGCAGGCATTCTTGACCGGCATGAACTAGAGATGCTAAAACCACTTAACGTCAGCATGGGCCTTATGCTGGAAACCACTGCAGAACTGAAAGCCCACAGCGAATCTCCGGGAAAGGCCCCTTCCAAGCGGATCAATATGATACGCACTGCCGGAGAACTGCAGATACCATTCACAACAGGCATACTTGTAGGCATCGGAGAAAGTATCGAGGACAGGAAGCATTCCCTGGAAACCATCGCATCGATCCATAAGGAGTTCGGACATATTCAGGAAGTCATCATCCAGAACTTCATGCCAAAACCGGGCACTCCAATGGTGGATCATATCCCACCTACAAAGGAAGAGATGATACAGACAGTATCCCTAGCAAGGGAGATACTGCCGGATGATGTTTCTGTTCAGGTCGCACCAAACCTTATCGAACCCCATATACTGATACAAAATGGAGCCACTGACCTTGGAGGAATTTCCCCCACCACCATCGACTGGATCAATCCTGAAGCTGAATGGCCAAGTGTGGTCGATCTTCAGCAGATGACAGGAAAAATACCCCTGAAAGAAAGATTACCGATCTATCCACATCATATTAAGAAAGGATGGTACAGCAGCAACCTTTCCGACCTTATACAAACACTTACCGACAAAAACGGATTCAAGAGGAAACAGTAA
- the cofH gene encoding 5-amino-6-(D-ribitylamino)uracil--L-tyrosine 4-hydroxyphenyl transferase CofH: MIPEDIVERAYMGTTTKEDALKLLEVKPFELYALADQLRNEAVGDNVTYVVNRNINFTDKCVGTCGFCAFKDKKGYLLSPEQIREKIDEAVASGATELCIQGGLMEDVKLDLYLDILRAVKEDHNHIHTHCFSPMEVYHAATSNGLTIEETLAELKKNGLNTMPGTAAEILADRVREIICPGKITRQQWIDIVTAAHQAEIRTTATMMYGHVETWEERIDHILTIREIQKNTGGFTEFVPLPFMPYNNSIGEEMLKKGQFMTTGVEDLKVYSLARILLNTHIENIQVSWVKLGKKLAQVALLCGGNDLGGTLMEESISRSAGASNGEVITVEELEWIIRAAERTPVQRDTLYRSIL, translated from the coding sequence ATGATCCCCGAAGATATCGTAGAAAGAGCATACATGGGCACCACTACCAAAGAAGATGCTCTTAAACTACTGGAAGTGAAACCCTTTGAACTATATGCACTGGCAGACCAGCTGAGAAATGAAGCAGTTGGAGATAACGTCACATACGTTGTTAACCGTAACATCAATTTCACAGACAAATGTGTCGGAACATGTGGATTTTGTGCATTCAAGGATAAAAAGGGATACCTGCTCTCACCTGAACAGATCAGGGAAAAAATTGATGAAGCAGTTGCATCAGGTGCCACCGAGCTGTGCATCCAGGGAGGATTGATGGAGGATGTTAAACTCGACCTCTACCTGGATATCCTCAGGGCAGTAAAAGAAGACCACAACCATATTCATACTCACTGTTTCTCACCAATGGAAGTTTACCATGCTGCCACATCCAATGGACTGACCATTGAAGAAACTCTTGCTGAACTTAAGAAGAACGGATTGAACACCATGCCCGGGACCGCTGCAGAGATACTGGCAGACCGGGTACGTGAGATAATATGCCCGGGAAAGATCACAAGACAGCAATGGATAGACATAGTGACCGCCGCACACCAGGCAGAGATACGTACAACTGCCACCATGATGTACGGACATGTGGAAACATGGGAAGAACGAATTGATCATATACTCACCATCCGCGAGATCCAGAAAAATACCGGTGGTTTCACAGAATTCGTGCCACTTCCATTCATGCCTTATAATAACAGTATCGGGGAAGAGATGCTTAAAAAAGGCCAGTTCATGACAACCGGAGTGGAAGACCTGAAAGTCTATTCCCTGGCACGTATTTTACTCAACACTCACATCGAGAATATTCAGGTAAGCTGGGTAAAACTTGGAAAGAAGCTTGCACAGGTTGCCCTGCTATGCGGTGGCAATGATCTTGGAGGCACACTAATGGAAGAAAGCATATCAAGATCAGCAGGAGCGTCTAATGGGGAGGTCATCACTGTGGAAGAGCTCGAATGGATCATCAGGGCTGCAGAAAGAACACCTGTCCAGAGAGACACACTTTACAGGAGCATATTATAA
- the cofH gene encoding 5-amino-6-(D-ribitylamino)uracil--L-tyrosine 4-hydroxyphenyl transferase CofH, producing MTIPEDIIERAYKGNATKEDALALLNVNPFELYTFADELRKEAVGDTVTYVTNRNIYITNMCKGNCGFCAFREGDGYILTIEEILEQVGQAEKAGAVEICIQGGYLPQLDLEFYNEIVKSIHTTYPNMTIHGFSPMEIHYASSLSKTPLEDAFGELKKNGLGTLTGTSAEILSDRVRKIICEDKITTDQWVETIKASHRVGLRTNATIMYGHVETWEERFDHILTVRNIQQETGAFTELITMPFMPYNNRVGEEMLSSGKFMTTGMDDLKLIAIARILLNKHVDNLQACWVKLGKKLAQVALSCGANDMGGTLMEDQITLASGGANGEYLSPEELEWIITSEGRKPMRRNALYEEI from the coding sequence ATGACCATTCCCGAAGATATAATTGAACGGGCATACAAAGGAAACGCAACAAAAGAAGATGCACTTGCACTTCTGAATGTTAACCCCTTCGAACTTTACACATTCGCAGATGAACTGCGCAAAGAGGCAGTTGGCGATACAGTGACCTATGTAACCAACCGGAACATATACATCACCAATATGTGCAAAGGAAACTGCGGATTCTGTGCTTTCCGGGAAGGAGACGGATACATACTTACCATTGAAGAGATACTCGAGCAGGTAGGTCAGGCAGAAAAGGCCGGTGCTGTTGAGATCTGCATCCAGGGCGGCTATCTCCCACAGCTTGATCTTGAATTTTACAATGAGATCGTAAAAAGCATACACACCACTTATCCAAATATGACCATACATGGATTTTCACCCATGGAGATCCACTATGCATCATCCCTTTCAAAAACACCCCTTGAAGATGCTTTTGGCGAACTCAAGAAGAACGGACTGGGCACACTTACAGGAACATCTGCAGAGATACTTTCAGACCGTGTACGAAAGATCATCTGCGAGGATAAGATAACAACAGACCAGTGGGTAGAGACCATAAAAGCATCCCACAGGGTCGGCCTGCGTACCAATGCCACCATAATGTACGGACATGTGGAGACATGGGAAGAACGTTTCGACCACATACTTACAGTGCGAAATATCCAGCAAGAGACCGGAGCGTTCACCGAACTGATAACAATGCCTTTCATGCCTTACAACAACCGTGTTGGCGAGGAAATGCTGAGTTCAGGAAAGTTCATGACCACCGGCATGGATGACCTCAAACTAATAGCAATTGCAAGAATACTGCTAAACAAGCATGTCGATAACCTTCAGGCATGCTGGGTCAAGCTCGGCAAGAAGCTTGCACAGGTAGCTTTATCCTGCGGGGCAAATGACATGGGAGGAACTCTTATGGAAGATCAGATCACCCTGGCATCCGGAGGAGCGAACGGGGAATACCTATCACCGGAAGAACTGGAATGGATCATCACAAGTGAAGGCCGCAAACCAATGAGAAGGAATGCATTATACGAGGAAATATAA
- the cofC gene encoding 2-phospho-L-lactate guanylyltransferase, with product MRAVIPYKKENAKSRLSPVLSQNEREEFVELMLRDVVSSLSSAGITEIDILTTSSEGVPEDLDVNLIVADPGLNVSINSYLQNVDEPTMIIMADLPLVRSSHIKKIVSYPEDIVIVPGKGGGTNILFIRQPKDFTVKYHGCSFISHYEITEDLGKSIRVFDSFLASIDIDEPHDIVELLLYGNGLSKEYAEKRFCAETGKGRVKISPLSKLSGFI from the coding sequence ATGCGGGCAGTGATCCCATATAAGAAAGAGAATGCCAAATCAAGGCTATCTCCGGTACTTTCACAGAACGAACGCGAGGAGTTCGTGGAGCTCATGTTAAGGGATGTAGTCAGCTCATTGAGCTCTGCGGGGATCACAGAAATAGATATACTGACCACATCCAGCGAAGGAGTACCTGAGGACCTGGATGTGAACCTTATCGTAGCCGATCCCGGACTTAATGTATCCATCAACTCATACCTACAAAATGTTGATGAACCAACCATGATCATCATGGCAGATCTGCCCCTTGTGAGAAGCAGTCACATCAAAAAGATAGTATCGTATCCCGAAGATATTGTCATCGTTCCCGGAAAAGGCGGCGGTACGAATATATTGTTCATACGGCAACCAAAAGATTTTACTGTTAAATATCATGGATGCAGCTTTATAAGCCATTACGAGATCACAGAAGACCTTGGGAAGAGCATAAGGGTTTTTGACTCATTCCTTGCAAGTATCGATATCGATGAACCCCATGATATTGTAGAGTTACTCCTATACGGAAATGGCCTTTCAAAAGAATATGCTGAAAAAAGATTTTGTGCCGAGACCGGAAAAGGGCGTGTGAAGATATCACCTCTTTCAAAACTGTCCGGTTTCATCTGA
- the cutA gene encoding divalent-cation tolerance protein CutA, whose amino-acid sequence MQHIIVYITAGSMEEARMLGKELVSRRLAACANIHPINSIYRWDGEMVEDNEVVVILKTTSERFDELKETIVSLHSYDIPCILSWEIAGENKYLQWVSDETGQF is encoded by the coding sequence ATGCAACATATTATAGTTTACATTACAGCCGGAAGTATGGAAGAAGCGCGCATGCTTGGAAAAGAGCTTGTGTCAAGGAGGCTTGCTGCCTGTGCAAATATCCATCCTATAAATTCCATTTATAGGTGGGATGGTGAAATGGTGGAGGACAATGAGGTTGTAGTTATATTGAAAACGACCTCTGAAAGATTCGATGAACTAAAAGAAACCATTGTATCGCTTCACAGCTATGATATCCCATGCATACTCTCATGGGAGATCGCTGGTGAAAATAAGTATCTCCAGTGGGTCTCAGATGAAACCGGACAGTTTTGA
- a CDS encoding 4Fe-4S binding protein, producing the protein MSIIVNKYKCGYCGACVGVCPAGALELIETWIEVDNKCTSCGICQKICPLGAIEVDR; encoded by the coding sequence ATGAGCATCATTGTAAATAAATATAAATGTGGGTACTGCGGTGCATGTGTGGGCGTCTGCCCAGCTGGAGCATTAGAGCTCATCGAAACATGGATAGAAGTAGACAATAAATGTACAAGCTGTGGTATCTGCCAGAAGATATGCCCGCTTGGAGCCATCGAGGTGGACAGATGA
- a CDS encoding NAD(P)/FAD-dependent oxidoreductase, with the protein MKKEYDLIVVGAGPGGSIAAKTAAKEGLDVLLIEKRQEIGDPIRCAEGVGKYNLKQHIEPDPRWICADLKGSRIFSPDGTEIEMAEEIAGGEVGYVLERKIFDRALANESAIAGAEVMVKTRATDLIIENDTVCGIKLMHMGEEYEVRSKIVIGADGMESKIGRWAGIDTSVKPADMETCAQYLVSNANIDQEFCYFYLGNEIAPAGYIWLFPKGGNKANVGIGILGSKSRKKMPIDLLNEFMEKNMPDAKIIEMVVGGVPVSGSIDRTIANGLMLVGDAARQSDPITGGGIINAMDAGKIAGEIAVKAIRKGDCSTATLQEYEDLWRETIGKEIDNSLLVKETFVNFTDEDLNSLANSLKNVNFTSMSLLDLLLALFKANKKLLWNLRGLFKDIVKNDIDFKYRT; encoded by the coding sequence ATGAAAAAGGAGTATGACCTGATTGTGGTCGGCGCAGGTCCCGGAGGATCCATTGCTGCCAAAACCGCTGCAAAGGAAGGACTTGACGTACTTTTAATAGAGAAGAGACAGGAGATCGGAGATCCGATCAGATGTGCTGAAGGTGTGGGCAAATACAATCTGAAGCAACATATCGAACCCGACCCCAGATGGATATGTGCTGATCTGAAAGGTTCACGCATCTTTTCACCAGATGGAACTGAGATCGAAATGGCAGAGGAGATCGCCGGCGGAGAGGTTGGATATGTACTTGAAAGAAAGATATTCGACCGGGCACTTGCTAATGAAAGTGCTATTGCCGGAGCAGAAGTGATGGTCAAGACCAGAGCTACTGACCTCATAATTGAGAATGATACAGTCTGTGGTATCAAGCTCATGCACATGGGTGAAGAATATGAAGTTCGCTCAAAGATAGTCATCGGTGCAGATGGAATGGAATCAAAGATAGGGCGCTGGGCAGGTATCGACACATCAGTAAAGCCTGCAGACATGGAAACATGTGCGCAATACCTGGTGTCCAATGCAAATATTGACCAGGAATTCTGTTATTTCTACCTTGGAAATGAGATCGCACCTGCAGGATATATCTGGTTGTTCCCAAAAGGTGGCAACAAAGCCAATGTTGGAATTGGAATACTTGGCAGTAAATCCAGAAAAAAAATGCCCATTGATCTTTTGAATGAGTTCATGGAAAAGAACATGCCTGACGCAAAGATCATCGAAATGGTCGTCGGAGGAGTACCAGTATCAGGTTCCATTGACAGGACCATTGCCAATGGCCTTATGCTCGTCGGTGATGCTGCCAGGCAGTCCGACCCTATCACCGGCGGAGGAATCATTAACGCCATGGATGCAGGAAAGATAGCCGGAGAGATTGCTGTAAAAGCAATAAGGAAAGGAGATTGTTCCACAGCGACATTGCAGGAATATGAAGACCTCTGGAGAGAGACAATTGGCAAAGAGATCGATAATAGTCTGCTAGTCAAGGAGACATTTGTCAATTTCACAGACGAGGATCTGAACTCACTTGCTAACTCACTCAAGAACGTTAACTTCACAAGCATGAGCCTTCTGGACCTCTTACTTGCTCTTTTCAAGGCAAATAAGAAACTTCTCTGGAACCTCAGAGGACTCTTTAAGGACATTGTTAAGAACGATATTGACTTTAAATACAGGACCTAA
- a CDS encoding TrkH family potassium uptake protein produces the protein MNFRIILSVLGLLLRLLGPMMLIPLGVALYYGESPYPFAVAFSLTTIVGAMLSFQYSSADEGDWETREGFAIVAFGWFAAALFGSIPYMFDGVTPLNALFESMSGFTTTGATVFIDIETHSRSLLFWRSMTQWIGGMGIIMLFIAILPKLGVAGRQMFRAEAPGPKEDQLKPRIRETAKILWAVYVSISILELLLLLIAGMSFYDACTHTFTTMACGGFSPYADSVAAFNSPLIEGIITLFMFIAGANFALHYKTLYSDKKSLLKDNEFKFYFVIVGLATALLTLLLWRDTPDSIPTSFRYAVFQVVSILTTTGYATTDFNLWTDSGKVVLLAMMFIGGCAGSTAGGIKVVRLLLLLKYARSELFKVVHPKAVRPIKFNGKSVPGDIMHAIISFVVIYFLIFLISSAILSIFGMDLTSSVTASIATLGNIGPGFNVVGPMANFSTVPAIGKLVLIANMWIGRLEVFTVIVMLTPEFWRR, from the coding sequence ATGAACTTCAGGATTATACTTAGTGTACTGGGATTACTTCTACGTCTTCTTGGTCCAATGATGCTGATCCCGCTTGGAGTTGCTCTTTATTATGGTGAATCCCCATACCCTTTCGCAGTCGCTTTTTCATTGACCACGATTGTCGGGGCTATGCTTTCATTCCAGTATTCCTCAGCAGATGAAGGGGACTGGGAGACTCGTGAAGGTTTTGCTATAGTTGCTTTTGGATGGTTTGCAGCAGCACTCTTTGGTTCTATCCCTTACATGTTCGATGGAGTTACTCCACTTAATGCCCTGTTCGAGTCAATGTCAGGGTTTACAACGACCGGGGCAACGGTCTTCATAGATATTGAGACCCATTCAAGAAGTCTCCTGTTCTGGCGAAGTATGACTCAATGGATCGGTGGCATGGGAATTATAATGTTGTTCATTGCCATTCTCCCAAAGCTTGGAGTTGCAGGTCGTCAGATGTTCCGTGCTGAGGCTCCGGGCCCCAAAGAGGACCAGCTCAAGCCAAGGATAAGGGAAACTGCAAAGATACTCTGGGCAGTCTACGTATCTATTTCCATATTAGAGCTTCTTCTTCTGCTCATTGCAGGAATGTCTTTCTATGATGCCTGTACACATACTTTTACTACCATGGCATGTGGGGGCTTTTCACCTTATGCAGATAGTGTTGCAGCTTTTAACAGTCCTCTGATAGAGGGTATCATTACGCTCTTTATGTTCATTGCAGGTGCAAATTTTGCTCTGCATTACAAGACCTTATATTCTGATAAAAAAAGTCTTCTAAAGGATAACGAGTTCAAGTTCTATTTTGTGATCGTAGGACTTGCGACTGCCCTTCTGACATTGCTCCTCTGGAGGGACACGCCTGATTCTATTCCTACCTCTTTCAGGTATGCTGTTTTCCAGGTTGTCTCGATACTGACGACAACAGGGTATGCGACCACTGACTTCAACCTGTGGACGGATTCAGGGAAGGTCGTCTTATTGGCGATGATGTTCATTGGTGGATGTGCTGGTTCTACTGCAGGTGGCATAAAGGTCGTACGTCTTCTTCTTTTGTTAAAATATGCACGAAGTGAACTTTTCAAAGTGGTCCACCCTAAAGCTGTGAGACCTATCAAATTTAATGGGAAAAGTGTGCCCGGGGATATCATGCATGCGATCATCTCTTTTGTTGTGATCTATTTCCTTATCTTTCTGATAAGTTCGGCTATCCTTTCCATATTTGGAATGGACCTTACCAGTTCTGTCACAGCATCCATAGCAACTCTTGGTAATATAGGGCCCGGTTTCAATGTGGTCGGCCCAATGGCAAATTTCAGTACTGTTCCTGCAATTGGAAAGCTTGTGCTCATCGCTAATATGTGGATAGGCAGGCTTGAAGTGTTCACTGTTATAGTAATGCTTACTCCGGAGTTCTGGAGAAGGTGA